In Saccopteryx leptura isolate mSacLep1 chromosome 9, mSacLep1_pri_phased_curated, whole genome shotgun sequence, the genomic window GCCCATCCCCCACCGAGGGACAGCGCAGGAGGGCAGGTTGGGAAATGTGGACTCTGCCCTCAGGGTCCTGGTTTCCTCTGCTGGGCCAGCCTTTCCACTTTTCTCCAGTTCAATAGGGCAGGAGCTgggcctctctaagcctcagtttgttcatctgtaaagtgggagtgCTTCTCATACTGGCCTTACTGTGGTTATCTTTAGGACAGTTAAAGagaacctatttatttatttttaattttttgcatttttctgaagctggaaacagggagagacagtcagacagactcccgcatgcgcccgacagggatccacccggcacgcccaccatggggcgaagctctgcccaccagggggcgatgctctgcccatcctgggcgtcgccatattgcgaccagagccactctagcgcctgaggcagagtccacagagccatccccagcgccagggccaatggagccttggctgcgggaggggaagagagagtcagagaggaatgcgcggcggaggggtggagaagcaaatgggcgcttctcctgtgtaccctggctgggaatcgaacccaggtcctccgcacgctaggccgatgctctaccgctgagccaaccggccagggcaaagagaACCTATTTAAAGCCCTGGcctagagtgtcggcctggcgtgtgtaaggtcccgggttcaattcctagccagggcacacaagcgaagcgcccatctgcttctccacccttccccctcttatttctatctctctcttcccttcacacagccaaggcctaggcactgaggatggttccgtgagctccgcctcaggcgctagaaaggctctggttgcaacggagcaacaccccagatggacagagcatcgccccttagtcgacttgccaggtggatcccagtccggcacatgggcgagtctgtctctctgcatccccgcttctcacttcagaaacacacacacacacacacacacacacacacacacacacacacacacgcctacTTCAAAGTGAGTcaggtcgcctgaccaggtggtgactcagtggatagagcatcagactgggatgccgaggacccaggtttgagaccccgaggtcgccagcttgagtgcaggctcatctggtttgagcaagagctcaccagcttggacccaaggtcgctggctcgagcaggaggtcacttggtctgctgtagccccacagtcaaggcacatatgagaaagcaatcaatgaacaactaaggtgtcacaatacgcaacgaaaaactaatgattgatgcttctcatctctccattcctgtctatctgtccctatctatccctctctttgactctatctctgtctctgtaaaaaaaaaaaaaaaaaaagtgagtcagGTCTATTACCTCTCTGCTCAACACCTTCCTATGACTTCCATCTCACTCAGGGTAAAGCTCAGGTCCTTGCTGTAGGACTCCCACAGACCCTACACAATTTGTTTCTCTCAACTTTTTCACCTCATCTTCTAGAACTCTCCCTCTTGCTCACTTGCTTCAGCTACCCTGACCTCTTCAGAGTCCCCAAACTTTCCAACATGCTCTGTTCTCAGGgactttgcactggctgttccctctgctagAGGATCAGCCCCCCACAGCTTCACTTGGCTCATTTCTCCTCCTTCAGGTCTTTACTCAAATGGCACCTTTCCAATGATGCCTTCACTACCCATTCCATCTATACAGTGATACCCCCATCATTTACCACCTGAGACTGCatgttacttttttattgtatttattttgggCTCCCCCAAACACACTGAGATGTTTTATGAAAACAGAAACTATTTTACTCTTGTGCCGGGAAGAGTGCCAGGCCCTCAGTAGGCAGTCAATAAATTTGAGCAATTACTGAAATCCTTGCTGTGCATCAGGCCCCCTTTTACACACTTTGCAGGATCACTCAATGAGGCAGCTATTACtgcaggtgtttttttgtttttttttaattaattaattttagagagagagaggaagggagagagacacagaacatcagtctgtttctgtatgtaccctgacgggGTTCAACCTGCTACGTTTGCATATTGGGACGATACTGTAACCAACCAAGCAGTCCAGCCAGAGCTACTCCAAATCTTGAGGTTGGGACATGCTGCTAGTTTGGAGAATGGCAGACAATGCTATGGCTGGAGCATAGGAGTGAGGGACTGCTGGAGGAGGTGAGTCTGGAGAGGTGGGAAGGAGGGTTGCCCATAGCAAGGTCAggagttcattttttttcaacaatagcaaaagtaatttattttgagCGCCCACTATGTCAAGCATAGTTCCATGCCCCAGGGTATACAGCTGGGCTAAGGCAGACACAACCCTTTCCTCCTAGTTTTGATAGACCAGGATCTTAACCATAAATAGGTAATAACTTGAGATTGTGTAGGTGCTACTAAGAAaatcaaacaggccctggctgattggctcagtggtagtgtgtcaacctggcatgtgggtgtcctgggttcgattcctgatgagggcacacaggagaggtgacctcatctgcttctcctcccttccccatccctccttctctctctctatctctcttcccctctggttgGTTCCAGCACCAGGCactgagagctgaggatggctctgtggagcttccacctcaagtgctaacaatagcttggttatgagcatggccccagatgggcagagcatcagtttCAGATGGGTCCTGGActgggcgcatacaggagtctatctcccctctcatttattttttattttattttttattagagtcagagagagggacagatagggacagacagacaggaagggagagagatgagatacattaattcttcgttgcgacactttagttgttcattgattgctttcccatatgtgccttgaccgtggggctacagcagaccgagtgacccgttgctcgagccagcgaccttgggtccaagctggtgagctttgctcaaaccagatgagcatcccagttcgatgctctatccactgtgccaccgcctggtcaggcctcccctctcatttaaaaaataaataaaaaaagatcctgaccacgcggtggcgcaatggatagagcctcggactgggttgctgaggacccaggtttgagaccccgaggtcgccagcttgagtgcgggcacatctggtttgcgcaaagctcactagcttggacccaaggtcgctggctcgagcaaggggtcactcggtctgctgtagccccacggttaaggcatacatatgggaaagcaatcaatgaacaactaaagtgtcgcaacgaagaattgatgcttctcatctctctcccttcctgtctgtctgtccctatctgttcctctctctgactctctctgtctctgtaaaaaataaaagaaagaaaatcaaacagaATATGATGTGGTGGTGGTGCATCTGGACACTTTGAGCTAGGAAATgcagggaaggcctctctgaagTGTCTTCTGGGGAGTTAATAGCAAGTACAAAGGCTCCAGGGCCAAAATAAGTTTGGGATGAAAGGAGACTAATGTGGctggaagtgagggagggagaggaaagtgaGAGATTAAACTGGGCAAATTAGGAACAAGATTGTCAGGTCGCACAGGATTTGGTGAAGTTGGAGTTTTATTCTATGTGAGAAATCACTGaaaatttactatttaaaaaaaatgtttattgtattaactttagagaaagagggagacaggaacatcaatctgctcctgtatgtgccctcaccagaaattgaaccagcaacctcagagctttgggatgatgctctaaccaactgagctatcccaccagggcaCTGGAAATCACTGAAAGTTTTAAGTAGGAAGAAGACTCCTATTGAGATGGGGACAACAAAAGtgccttcttggccctggccggttagctcagtggtagagcgtcggcctggcgtgcggaagtcctgggttcgattcccagccagggcacacagaagaagcgcccatctgcttctccacccctccccctctccttcctctctgtctctctctggctcccctcccgcagccgaggctccattggagcaaagatggccggggcgctggggatggctccttggcctctgccccaggtgctagagtggctctggtgcgacagagcaacgcccaggatgggcagagcatcgccccctggtgggcatgccgggtggatcccggtggggcgcatgtgggagtctgactgtctctccccgtttccagcttcagaaaaatacaaaaaaaaaaaaaaaaaaaaaaaaaaaaaaaaaaaaaaaaaaggccctggccggttggctcagcggtagagcgtcggcctggcgtgcgggggacccgggttcgattcccggccagggcacataggagaagcgcccatttgcttctccacccccatcccctccttcctctctgtctctctcttcccctcccacagccaaggctccattggagcaaaagatggcccaggcgctggggatggctccttggcctctgccccaggcgctagagtggctctgggcgcagcagagcgatgccccagaggggcagagcatcgccccctggtgggcagagcgtcgcccctggtgggcgtgccgggtggatccccgtcgggagcatgcgggagtctgtctgactgtctccccgtttccagcttcaggaaaaaaaaaaaaaagtgccttctTGAGATCTTCTTGACCATGCCCTCTCTTAgatttaccgtattttttgctccataagacgcactcctCCAAGCCCCccaagtggagggggaaatgcctgtgtgtcttatggagcgataaatatggcattttattaagtattttaacatcatttggttcagagtagtatttttcttattttcctccttaaaaccctagttgTGTCtgatggtcaggtgcatcttatggagtgaaaaatacggtagaTGCAATGATCCTTAGGTTAAGGATCTGGCTGAGCCGGGAAGCACAAGCAAAACcgccctcctctccctgcctgtgGACTATGCCCAAGTGTGATTCCTCTCTGCAACCCTTCCAGAAACGTCCTTAAAGCACTTACCACATGTCCTCAAGGCTGTGTGGACACACAAGCAGTACAGTAGCAAGATTATCACATTGTATCTTCCCTGGtctcccttctctttattttttaatttttgtttattcattttagagagcagaaaaagagaggagggagggaggagcaggaagtatcaactctcttatgtgccttgaccaggcaagcccagggttttgaactggcgacctcagcattctaggccaatgctttatccactgcggcaccacaggtcaggctcccttctctttttttttttttttttttgtatttttctgaagctggaaacggggagagacagtcagacagactcccgcatgcgaccgaccgggatccacccagcacgcccaccaggggcgacgctctgcccaccaggggcagatgctctgcccctccggggtgttgctctgccgtgaccagagccactctagcacctggggcagaggccaaggagccatccccagcgcccgggtcatctttgctccaacggagccttggctgcgggaggggaagagagagacagagaggaaggagggggtgggggtggagaagcaaatgggcgcttctcctatgtgccctggctgggaatcgaacccgggtcccccgcacgccaggccgacgctctaccgctgagccaaccggccagggcctgggctcccTTCTCTTTTACCCTCACTCTCAACAGCCTGGGCTTGCACCTCACAAATAAATCCAGAGAACTATGAACTTTAGCTAATGTTATTTATTCTCCTCTGGCCTCAGCAGCACATTTCATACGGTTGAAAGTGTTGACTTTTAAGCACCAGAAAGTCCTTTTAAAGCACAATTACATCCTTTGGCATGTAATTCATGTGACTCAGTTTCTCCCTCCTGTGTCTACCTATGTGGCTGGGGAATATAAATTTATCAGGAAGCCAGTTAAGAATCAGgctctggagccctggctggtggcacattggatagagcattgtcccagagcaccaAGGAGAcaagcttgacccaaggtcactggtttgagtccctCAGGGCAAGTATGTGAAGCAACCAATGGGTGTACAAGTGGAACAAccaagttgatgtttttctctccctcccttctctcttaaatcaatgaagGAGGAGAACCAGGCTAGAGGCAAATTGAGTTGAGTCCTAGCTCCCTACTACTAGTTattagctgggtgaccttgaacaagtgaCTCTCTGACCTAAGGTTCCTCCTATATAAAATATGATTATAGTAGCTACTTCTTGAGGATTAAATAACTTAATTCAAGTAAAGTGGGCAGAACAGTATTCTaacaagtactcaataaatgtcacTTTTAAATAGTATACCTACCTCACCTTTGACAGGGAAAGGGTACAGGTGTTCAGGGAaagtttacaaattttaaaaaacaccatcCCTTccaaaatacttttattaaaaaaaaaaattacaatcaaACCCCACCCAAACCACCACAAACCCgcctttcttttaaataatgcGGCATGGAGCAGTTTGGTTTCCACTCTATTGCACGTGGTCCGGCCTGGTTATGAATCAGGAGGCTGCTTGGACTGGAGTCCTGCTAAGAAGGTGGGGTTCACCCTGTGGGGAGGAGGCCAGCCCCTCCTACTCCTTCCAGGCATAAAAGGCAGAGGCTGGGTTTCCATAGCAACCAGGTAACACATCCCTGTTACCCTCTGACAGGCCCAACTTATCTTCCCTGAGGCCACAGTGTTCATAAGAGGAGTAGAAACTGGAGGTGAAGGCAGAAGAAATGTGGAAGTGGGAAATCAGACTCCCAGAAACGGAGTCTCATTAAGGCATTTGGAACAGATAAATTAATTCAGGAAGACCCACCTTCACAGAAGGCTGAGGtaaccagacacacacacacatgcaagacAGTTTGTGGAACCTTGAAATGGGACAAAAGGAGGTCAGCCACTGCTTAAAACCCCCACCAAaacccacacacatacaaactGCATCTAGGATCCAGCCCACCAAGGCTGAGATATGGAAGGAGCACCTCCTAATCATCAAAGTTTTAGGATCCCAGAATTATTTCCATGATGTGATCTAGTTCATTCCACTCCCAGGACCCTGGGGCACAGAAGAGGTGAGGAGGCTCAGGTGGGGCCAGCACAGGCTCCTTCTCCACTGTGGATGTGTCAATGTCCAGAAAGAAGTCATCCAGACTTGAGTCCCCCAAGTACCGGGAGCTCAGAGCTTCTAAGAAGACTGGATCAGGCTGGGGTAGCACTTCATTCTGAGGGCCTGGGGGAGCCACTAGATTCTGAGGAGTCTCCGTCTCGTCCATGGAAGTCTCCAGCTCCCTGAGAATAGAGCCAATGGTTGTTGACAAGGAGAAGTCCTCCTCACCCAAAAAGAGGGGCTCAGGAGGGAGGGTGGGTGCTGGAGCAAGGCAAAGTGCGGCCTGGAGCTGCTGTAGGGTATTGTGGATGAGGACATGCCTGCGGAGGCTGGGTGCTCGAGGGCCCAGGCTTCGCTGGACTTTGTCTAGGGAGATGCGGAGCAGGGCTTGCTGGTAGCTTCGCAGGCCTGCTGGACCCCAGCCCCACTTctcatcctcctctccctcttccaagTCAGAGTGTTTCCTCTTCAAGCCTCCTACCATGATGCCCTGTAGAGAGAAGAGGAGCAAGTCAGATATAGTCAGGCTAGTTCAAATCCTGAATGTCCTATATCAATGGTTGGCAAACAGCGGCTCGAGAgctacatgcagctctttggccccttgagtgtggctcttccacaaaataccacatgcaggcgctaccttgataaggaattaccttctttttttttttttttttttttttttttttttaggaattaccttcttatacagtggtaccttgagatacgaacagaccaacatacgaaaaaaaaattttaagatacgagctgcaactctgtccgtatttttgttcgagatccaagcgaaattccgagatacgagtcatgattcggcaagctgctgctagttggcacattggcgcacgggtccagaaTCAGCAGTTTGATTTTCGAGTTGACTGATTTACGAGCtaggttacagaacgaattaaattcgtatctcaaggtaccactgtatagtttaagtttaaaacatttggctctcaaaagaaatttcaatcgttgtactgttgatatttggctctgttgactaatgagtttgctgaccactgtgaTTGTTGGTGATTTCTAATgatctgaacttcagttttcccacctttaaaatagagataatatgaCTCCTAAAAGGCTGAGGAGGAGAGTAAAtgtaacaaagaaaacaagacctggaTACATTTGTATTTATATCCCACTTATTTGCCTGGGTCGCCTGGAATAGTGAGTTTTCCTCCTTGagactcaatttcctcatctgtgagagGGGATCCTAACTCAACTCCTCTGAGCCTTAAAACAATTCTTCCCACAGCACTCATTTCTTCAAATGTGACACATACAAGACAGGTGTGGAATATAGAGACCTAGACTGGAAGTAGGGAATGCCCGGTTTGAAATTTGCCTTTCACACTGCTCAGCTATGTGGTCTTGGGAAGTGACCTGACATtaactctctgggcttcagtttcctcttctataaaatggggattgtAAAAATTCTCACCACATTGTCAAGAAGACCCCACCTACAGTACAGGGCTCATCACACAGGAAATACTGAACAAGAGTTAACTGCCATTATtccttcaataattttttttttgagtgcctAATATATTCAAGGCACCTAATATATTCAAGTG contains:
- the SERTAD3 gene encoding SERTA domain-containing protein 3; its protein translation is MVGGLKRKHSDLEEGEEDEKWGWGPAGLRSYQQALLRISLDKVQRSLGPRAPSLRRHVLIHNTLQQLQAALCLAPAPTLPPEPLFLGEEDFSLSTTIGSILRELETSMDETETPQNLVAPPGPQNEVLPQPDPVFLEALSSRYLGDSSLDDFFLDIDTSTVEKEPVLAPPEPPHLFCAPGSWEWNELDHIMEIILGS